The genomic stretch GGCGCGATCGCGATCGCGGCCGCGGCGCCGCGGGTCGACTGGCGCGCTGAGGAGCCGGGCCCGAAAGGGGCTATTGACCTCTGCAGCAGCAGTGACGACGACGAGTTGGAGGAAGGGGAGTTCCGCCCCGATGTCGCGGGGGTTTCTTGCAAGCGGAAGGAGTCCGCGCCCAAGGGCGACGAAGGGCGCAGCGCGGGGGTTTCTTGCAAGCGGAAGGAGTCCGCGCCCAAGGGCGACGAATGGCGCAGCGCGGGGGTTTCTTGCAAGCGGAAGGAGTCTGCGCCCAAGGGCGACGAAGGGCGCAGCGCGGGGGTTTCTTGCAAGCGGAAGGAGTCTGCGCCCAAGGGCGACGAAGGGCGCAGCGCGGGGGTTTCTTGCAAGCGGAAGGAGTCCGCGTCCAAGGGCGACGAAGGGCGCCGCGCGGGGCTTTCTTGCAAGAGGAAGGCACCCGCGTCCGCGTGCTCGCCtgacaacgacgacgacgacaaaaTCCCACTCAGCCAGCTTATCAAGAAGCGGAGGAGAGCTAAGCCTTGGGCTAATGGCGAACCCAAGAAGGGGCATGGAGATGTGCAGGCGAATTCTGCTGGACCTTTGGGGGTTGATCGGCCTGTGATTTCTCCCGTGAACAGGGGAATCCCCGAAGCAGTCGCTAAGCACATGGTTGGTAGCCCTGATGATCCAAAGGTGGCGGCTTTCTTGCAGGGGACTGGGAATGGAAAATCGGGGAATAATGGGGGATTGTCCAGGACAATGCTGAATCCTCCGCCCACTGGTTCCACTGCTGGGAACAGCCCGCGCAGGAACTGCTCCAAGCCCGATGGCTCTGAAGGCCGAGCGAGGATTGGTGAGCAACAAGGTCATGTTGCTGGTCCAGAGAACGATGCGCCTATTCAGGTGAGAACTCCAAGGATTACAGACACGGTGAGGAGAATTGTGGCATCAGCCCGAGTTGGTGCTGAGACGCCCATGGAGCACACTGATTCTTCATCGGATGGAACTATCAGCATGGTTCTCAAGTCTATCCAAGGGCAGGAGAAAGCAATTGGTGGAGTGCACAAGACAAAGGTGTCGCTGGAAACTAATAATGGAACTGTGGACAAAGCTAGCATTGTGGTTAAGGATACTAGAGAGCAAGGGATACCAGATGGCCAAGTGCTCCACACAAAGGTGCTGTCAAGAACTGAGGGAATTAGGGAACAAGGGGTTAACCTCAGTCCATGTCAGAGCTGGGTGGATACTCATGGATGCAGTCCCACGACATCAGATAAGCCAGTGTCAGCCACCTTGCAGCAGAAAAACCATCTTGCGCTTCATTCGGAGCAAATGTCAGTAGAGAGTTCATTGCCTTCAGCAGTTACAGGACACTGGAAATCTTCTTCAGATGTTCTTTTCTCATGCGTAGCAAATAAGGAGCTCTGCatgcaagcttcttgtgctCTTCACCGCCAGAAAAAGTTTATAACTCAGGGAGGAATCACCAAATTTGATGCACACAGGTTTGTTAAAACTGAGTCCCTGGGAGGTTAAAAGTCATATGCTTTGAATAATCATCAGTTTTGTGCCCATACTTGTATTGCTTGTTTTTGCCTGACAGCAGTTGTGTAGGATATTTGGTAGTATATGCAGCCTTTAGCTTTCTACTCTGTCTTAGCTCATAACTGTGTTTTATTCAGCAAGTAGCTTTAAGGTACATGTAATTTTAACTCTAATGGATATTTGAAGGCAAGATCAAACATAAATCATTTAATTTTCAAGTCATGAACATTGTAATTGTCCTAGTTGCCTGATTTGTATTTATGTTTGAGTAATGAGTAGTGACTAAAAATATTTGGATTGAGTTAgtaatttaattccatcttggaTATGGACATATGGTTGTATTCGTGAGGAATGACTTTCGATTTGGTTATATCAGTATTTACTTCAGTTCCTTAAGTTTTGGAGCTATGTTCTGATGCGGATcctaatttttaaatatatgtCCCCTTTAATGAGCTTATGCACATAGTATGTAGTTCCTAATTTAATGTCTATGAGTAGATATCCTGTAATTTAGTTAATCAACAGTGTGGTTTTCTGCTTACTCATGAATCTTAAAACTCTGCAAAGCATCTTTAGCCAATAGTGTGTTTACCTTTTTGCTGTTTCTGTTAATACTTTTGTTTTATCAAAATTCTGACATATGTGCATTGATTAAATTTTCTAGTAAAATTTTGATTCATCTTGGAAAAGCTTTGCCAAAGCTAATATGTTTATTCATGATGACCCagttatcaaaattcaaaacacAATTTCTAGTAACATCTGATATTGTGTCTTACAATGGCACAATACTTTGCCCATTGTCGCGGTTTCTAAAGCTGTACTTGTTGACGATGTTCCTTTAGGGCGGCTGTGTTGGTGGAATTTCTTTTGGATGGCAACCTTCAGGGACCGCTGAAAAGAACTGCTGAGGACCTAGTGAAGCATGATTCTACAGGGCATGATTTTCTTGAGAGAGTAGTAGTGCAGTGCTGTGAGCAATTGTTCGGTATTtacaagaacaaagatgataaaTACTTTCGTTGAAAGCGGCAAAACTGTATCTGGTAAGGTTTGCACACTTATCATATGGAAGGGGTTACTATGTTTTGTTGTGATAATGTGATGTATATAGCTTATGCTGAAACTAATCATCTTCATGGATTAGAACGGCTAGCAGTTGTAGAAGTTGCAGTAACTTTGTTTCTTTACTTGCATTGTGTTTTGAAAGATAATACTGAGTGAGCTCAGTTGCCCATCGTATATGCACCCTTTATTTTCCATCTCACCCGGTATGTTGATGAGTCGGTAAGAGATCTTATCTGGTGTTACCACTTTACTAACCACGATAACACCTAAACTGGtgcattaattttttttaaaaaaaaggatgGAGAGTTAATCCACTATGTGTATGCAAAGTTTGAGTTTGAACAAAAACTTGTGGTAAGAGAAACTGGCACTTGGAATAGAATGTGCTGCAGACTCAGAAGAGTTTTGGAGAGaggtttcttttcctttttctgaaAACAGTATCAAGATGATTTGTTGTTAATGCTAAGTTGATGTTTGGATTCTGTGAGGAGGCCTGCTTATCCATTGATAAACTTTATCCTGTGGGTTAATTCTTGGTTTTAGCAATTATTTCAGATTCAGATTATCATTCTGTTAGAGAGATTGTTTTTGCTGGCTGTGCAAGATATAGTTCTGTGATCTGTTGTCCCTGGTACGGTTCTCCtgggtaaaattttttggggccTTGCGTTGCTAAAGATCCAAAGGGTGCTGAACATCCCATTCTTGGCTTTGCAGTTTGCTTGACTGGATTTCAGCCTGGACCAGGTACTCGGTTATGTACTTATGTTAGTTTGCCATACGCCTGTGTGGCTGTGTTTGATTTGCCTTTGTACCTGGTGTAACTGCTACCTGAGTTCATTCGGAAACAGAGGTTGGAGACACAGTAAGGTTCCTTAATTGCAATTGGAAGTggcatgttggggatgacacaGTTTGTCTTGATGGCAAAcaaggaaaacaaaaaaaaatagtgaTAAATAAGGCACACCCTCTTAACTTTGGATAGAGAGTTTTCTCTTAAAGCACCCCTCTATTATTATGACTTAACTAGCAAATGTGTCTGTACACCATATTTTGGAATTGGATTCCGTACCATCATCATTGGACGCGAGTTGTTGAATATGGGTCGTGAGTTTAGATTATATACGAGGCATAAATGACGCAGGGGTGTTCTGAGAATAAAAAATGGGTGAGAAAAAACCCTTTGCTCTTTAATATTAGATAGGTATAGAGGTAAAGAGGGCACTGGTGTTCACAATTCACGTGTAGTACTCAGTGGATGACGTTATTAATTGTGGACTGAGATCATCATGTTATTATTCTTAACATACATAGACTTAGAGTTTCATCTTGTTCTTTAGCTCAATCAGTGACGCGCACACGTCGGGAAGAATTTGTGTCACGAACCTAGATAGCTAGAGTTGGAATTTGGGGTAGAATAGCAAGAATTTGGGGATTTTTTAGGGAACTCGGAAGAACTCAAAAGAACAAAACACCAGGACatatagggtgtgtttggttgggctgCTAGGATGGGATTTGGCTCAGTTGGGCCAGTTATAGCTTATTTGGTTTGCAGGCCAGCCCATCTAGCCAGGCCCCAGGAGGCCGGCCGTACAGCTGGAGCCTGGCCCAGAAAGAAACACGGGGTTGGTGTTTCTTCTGGAGCCAGGCTCCGTCCGGCTCCCCGCGCGGTCCGCTTGGCCTTGGACGGCCACCGAATAAAAGGCAGAGCCTCACCGCTTGGCTAGGGTTTCGGGCTACTGTTCACTCTCCCTCTCCCGATCCGCCGCTCTCTCTCGCTGCCTCGCTCTCACTCGCGTCCCCCCTGTTTCCCTCCTCTTGGCCGTTCCATCGCAGGCGGCGGAGTTCGTCGGTGTTCCTGGTAAGGCCCCGTGGCGGTGGTATGCTGCAGCACTCCTCCTCTTCCCCTCTATTTCCTCTCCGTGTATTCTTGTGTTGCGCGAACACTGTTATGGCGATTTCCCTGGTTTTTTGCGCTGAGCTTTAGGGATTTGGTCGATGATGTTTACGGATCTGGGTGGCGCACTGATTGGTGACGCAGCCGATTCGAGTAATCTGTTAGGGTTGTACTCATACTGCTGCAAATGTCCCTAATTTTGTTTACCCAGCAAAAGATTAGTCCATCTCATGTTCAAGTCATGTGTTCTTTTCGGATCTGGGAGGCACACCTAGTGGTGGTGCAGCTGATCCTTGGAGACGGGGTCCTTGGTTTCTAATTCATGTCTAATTTCTTGTTTAGCACCATGGTTCGTTCAACTAGGCGCCGTCAGCTTGTCAGTAGGGGAGCTGAGGAATGATATGATACTACATGAGACCTGTTTCGCAACCGAGCCCTTCTTTCAGCTGTGTCACCTGTTTCGCAACCGAGCCCTTCTCAGAGACAGCATCCACATGAGTATTGAAGAACAGGTAGCAatgttcttgatggttgttggtCATAACCAGCGATTCAGGGTTCTCACTCCTGTATTTAGGAGGTCTTTAGAAACCATCAGCAGATATTTCCAAGAAGTCCTGTATGCAGTAGGGGAGCTGAGGAATGATATGATACTACCACCATCTACTGCTGTCGCTCCAAAAATTAACAACAGTAGGAGGTGGAACCCTTTCTtcaaggttggagttcttcacTACACCCAATGTCTATTTATCATGTAGGTTGTCCTTATTCCTAATCTTGCATATTGTGATAGGATTGTGTGGGGGCTATTGACGGAACGCATGTACTTGCCAGAGTCCCTGAAAAGTATAGGGCTGCTTTCATGGGGAGAAAGCATTCTACTACACAGAATGTCCTTGCTGCAGTGGATTTCGATCTGAGATTCACTTATGTGTTGGCTGGTTGGGAGGGATCTGCACATGATGCTAGGATCCTTGGAGATGCCTTGGAGAGGGAGGATGGCCTTAGAGTGCCACAAGGTAGTTTTACTACTTTGACAACCTGTTAGACATGGTCCACTAGGTACTGCTTGTAAGATCTAATATTGTGCTCCCCTCATGTTTAGGTAAGTTTTACCTTGTTGATGCTGGGTATGCTGTGAAGCCTGGGTTCCTCCCCCCATACAGAGCCACAAGATACCATCTTAGGGAGTTCGGTGTTAGAAGCCCCCAAAACCCAAGGGAGTTGTTCAACCTGAGGCATTCCTCGCTGAGAGTTACTGTTGAAAGAGCATTTGGTTCTCTGAAGAATAGGTTCAGGATCCTATACAACAAACCATTCCATCCCTACAAGACTCAGATTAAGCTAGTCCTAGCATGTTGCATCCTGCACAATTGGATTCTTAGGTTTGGTCAAGATGAGATCATTCCTCTGGAGTCAGAATGGGAGCCCAACCCTCCTCATCACCATGGACCCCATGACAATGGCTATGACAACACCACTTGGGCTGCCAAGAGAGATGAATGGGCATCACAGATGTGGTCTACTAGGACTGGGGCTAATTAGTTGACATTGCTGCAGCAGTATGTTTTGTAGACCCAATGAACATGTATTATTAAATGCTGAGACCAGTCCCTAAGACTATGATGCCTGTGTTGTAGAACTAAGTCTCATTTCTATTGTTTGGTTATGTATTTTGTAATTCGAACTCTGTGATTGGTACTACGTTGTGCTTGAAATGTTTGTGTATCCATTTGTCTAATTTTCAAAGTGTTCCATCCATTTGTTCGTTATTTTGTACTTTTCCATGGTTCTGGTAGCTATGGAGGGTATCGATGCCTTCCACATCTTTGGGGAGGATCTTGCAGGGCCAGAAGTGCCAGAGGTGCAACCTGTTCAGCAAGCCAGTGTGCAGGTACCAAGGCTGAACTGGAGCACCCTGATGTCTGCCAGAATGCTAGAGAGGTTCTCGATGCTGGTTGCAGATGGGGTCAGAACTGATAAAGGATTCAAAGACATCCATGTTCAGGGTGTGGCAAAGGACCTGCAGGCCTTCATCAATGCCCCAGTGACTGCATCACAAGTCTACAACCATCTTCATAAGTGGAGTGCAAAGTGGAAAAGACTGTGCAAACTGAAGGAGCTTAGTGGCGCCAACTGGGATGAAGATCTGTGCATGATAACCCTTGATCCTGAACACTACCATGGACATGTCAAGGTAAATGTTTTCCAACTATTTTTCAATTGATCACATTTTTTACACTGTCTAATTGTTGCTAACTCATCTACTTTGCAGGATCATCCCAAAGATGCAGAATTCCTCAATGTGCCCATCATGCATTATcattacatgcaaactgtgttTGGATGTGGTGTCGCAACTGGGAAGTTTGCTATGGGATCCAATGAACCACTTGGCCAGCCTGCAGCAACAGAGaccattgatcttgaggcagaAGGAGTAAACAGCAACAGAGATGCAGGACATTCATTCACCAAAGGGAAAGCTGCGAGGATCAACAAGACTAAGCATGAAGAAAGCACCAATGCTAGGCGTGAAGACAATGGCAgtgggaagaggaagagggtTCTGAATGAGGATGATGCAGCACTTCTGCATGGAATGACAGAGGCAGTGGTGGGACTAAGCAGTGCTATCAAGGAAGGCAACCATTCAGAAGCTGCACCAGGGATTTATGATGCTGTCATGACCTGCCCCAACTTTGCTAGATCTGATCTGATGATTTGCCTCAACTATCTCATGCAGAACAAGGCGTCAGCATTGGTGTTTGTGGGGATGACTGCAGAGGACAAGGAACTGTGAATCAGTACTCATCTTGCTAAAGTTAAGAGTCAGATGGCCTTCCAGTAAGGGCAGTTGGTGCTGACGCAATGTAGCAGTTCAACCCATTTTGATGACCATTGACACTTAGTTAGCTATCATTTTAGGGCAGTCCTGGGTGGATCATGATAGTTAGCTATCCTTGTAGTTAGCTCTCATAGTCTGATTGCTACATTTTGCTGTCATAAACACCATGTTATAATTTGTGTGATGTACTGAAGATTTCTATGCTGGCTAGTTACATGTTCGAATTTGTGTGACATACCGAGTATGTTTGTCTTGGCTAGTTACAATTCTGTATGCTTGCAGTGATGAAGACCAAATTCTATGTCGTTTTTGTTGGGCGCAAACCAGGTGTGTACACGACTTGGATGGACTGCAACCGTGAAGTGTCAGGGTACCGAGGCAATCTGCATTGCAGTTTTGCTTCTCGGGATGATGCTGAAAAGGCCTTGCTTCAATTCCAGGCAAAAGCAAGCATGGCAAAGACACATGAAAGAGTACCAGAAGAAT from Sorghum bicolor cultivar BTx623 chromosome 3, Sorghum_bicolor_NCBIv3, whole genome shotgun sequence encodes the following:
- the LOC8058262 gene encoding uncharacterized protein LOC8058262 — encoded protein: MSSGADASDLDAALALLSGPDLVAHLRATCRRADYDAASRVLGDRDRRLAQVDDELAEARMGLANLAAQVQDLVERCLALKAEESRGTGNRSSGGAIAIAAAAPRVDWRAEEPGPKGAIDLCSSSDDDELEEGEFRPDVAGVSCKRKESAPKGDEGRSAGVSCKRKESAPKGDEWRSAGVSCKRKESAPKGDEGRSAGVSCKRKESAPKGDEGRSAGVSCKRKESASKGDEGRRAGLSCKRKAPASACSPDNDDDDKIPLSQLIKKRRRAKPWANGEPKKGHGDVQANSAGPLGVDRPVISPVNRGIPEAVAKHMVGSPDDPKVAAFLQGTGNGKSGNNGGLSRTMLNPPPTGSTAGNSPRRNCSKPDGSEGRARIGEQQGHVAGPENDAPIQVRTPRITDTVRRIVASARVGAETPMEHTDSSSDGTISMVLKSIQGQEKAIGGVHKTKVSLETNNGTVDKASIVVKDTREQGIPDGQVLHTKVLSRTEGIREQGVNLSPCQSWVDTHGCSPTTSDKPVSATLQQKNHLALHSEQMSVESSLPSAVTGHWKSSSDVLFSCVANKELCMQASCALHRQKKFITQGGITKFDAHRAAVLVEFLLDGNLQGPLKRTAEDLVKHDSTGHDFLERVVVQCCEQLFGIYKNKDDKYFR
- the LOC110433732 gene encoding protein ALP1-like, which codes for MSIEEQVAMFLMVVGHNQRFRVLTPVFRRSLETISRYFQEVLYAVGELRNDMILPPSTAVAPKINNSRRWNPFFKDCVGAIDGTHVLARVPEKYRAAFMGRKHSTTQNVLAAVDFDLRFTYVLAGWEGSAHDARILGDALEREDGLRVPQGKFYLVDAGYAVKPGFLPPYRATRYHLREFGVRSPQNPRELFNLRHSSLRVTVERAFGSLKNRFRILYNKPFHPYKTQIKLVLACCILHNWILRFGQDEIIPLESEWEPNPPHHHGPHDNGYDNTTWAAKRDEWASQMWSTRTGAN